The following coding sequences are from one Corticium candelabrum chromosome 20, ooCorCand1.1, whole genome shotgun sequence window:
- the LOC134195833 gene encoding uncharacterized protein LOC134195833, whose product MGNNTYPLLHVCVVLQLVLCASIFISALENATASSHKQPYQQSKLRLDPMLETVQNYISWGSSEGELLPQCSHFASIFYGNKSWLSPFVYPSGFVSGPVEESCEILARNLTWHSGSLNPGDYIYPLYAPGNEKKLFRIGFVWTAIGQSSYFREVFGHKAYNYTIMTSMLVHNETAIIIGNDLFYPPANNTVPDDITKLIARFLSFLEGDCKRFQDLFWNDHCFVSQSGLKDEYWDSDGLTAYCERMMFEWSEYVYKVHHVTYTVSRYSPYIEDVVFTWTRTGVYRGKVTTNEILTDMGIMMGDGPVPEIKISAFYNYFEP is encoded by the coding sequence ATGGGAAACAATACATATCCGTTATTACACGTCTGTGTCGTCTTGCAGTTGGTTCTCTGTGCTTCAATCTTCATTTCAGCACTTGAGAATGCCACAGCGAGCTCTCACAAGCAACCATACCAACAATCCAAGCTCAGACTTGACCCCATGTTGGAGACTGTTCAGAACTACATTAGTTGGGGATCATCCGAAGGTGAACTGCTGCCACAATGCTCCCATTTTGCAAGCATATTTTATGGAAACAAGTCCTGGCTTAGTCCATTTGTTTATCCGAGTGGATTTGTCTCTGGTCCTGTTGAAGAAAGCTGTGAAATCCTAGCCAGAAATCTGACATGGCATTCGGGGAGTCTCAATCCGGGCGACTACATCTACCCTCTCTATGCACCGGGTAACGAAAAGAAACTATTCAGAATTGGTTTTGTATGGACAGCGATTGGGCAGTCGTCATACTTTAGAGAGGTGTTTGGTCACAAGGCCTATAATTACACCATCATGACAAGCATGTTGGTGCATAACGAGACTGCTATCATAATAGGAAACGACTTGTTTTACCCTCCTGCTAACAACACTGTGCCAGACGACATAACAAAATTAATCGCTCGGTTTTTGTCATTTCTGGAAGGTGACTGCAAGAGATTTCAAGACCTATTTTGGAATGATCACTGCTTCGTGTCACAGAGTGGACTCAAAGATGAATACTGGGATTCCGATGGTCTCACTGCTTATTGTGAGAGAATGATGTTTGAGTGGAGTGAGTACGTCTACAAAGtgcatcacgtgacatacacGGTATCAAGGTATTCACCATACATTGAAGACGTTGTTTTCACGTGGACAAGAACTGGGGTGTATAGAGGAAAAGTTACAACAAATGAAATACTGACTGACATGGGTATCATGATGGGAGACGGACCGGTCCCAGAAATAAAAATCAGTGCTTTCTATAATTACTTCGAGCCATAA